A stretch of DNA from Alteromonas gilva:
CAGCGTGCTATCAACCAGACGTTGTCGAAAGTGGCAATAAACAATGGGGGTTGAGCGTACAGCTTTACTGTTTGCGCAGTGAAACCAACTGGGGCATTGGTGATTTTTCGGATCTGACCACTCTGGTGACTCAGGCGGGGGCATTGGGGGCTGGTTTTATAGGGTTAAATCCCATTCATGCGCTGTATCCGTCTAACCCCGAAGCCTGCAGTCCGTACGGCCCGTCTTCGCGTCGCTGGTTGAACTTTTTGTATATCGACGTGACTGCCATGCCGTGTTTCGACAGCGACAGCGTGCAAAAAGTGGTAAATTCTGCTGATTTTCAGGCTCGCTTACAGTACGTCAGGCAAACCGAATTTGTTGATTACAGCGCCGTAACTGAATTAAAAATGGCGGCGTTAAAGCCACTGTTCGATGCCTACTACAACGCCTATTTGACTAAAAATACCAAACAAAACAGAGCGTTTAAGTCGTTTATTAAGGTTGGCGGTGAAAGCCTGCAAATGTTGGCGACCTACGATGCGATGCAAGAGTATTTACAGGCAAGCGGTAAAGAGGCCTGGGGATGGCCTGTTTTCCCAGCCGAGTGGCAGGATTTTCACAACGATGCGGTGGCGAAGTTTGCCCGCCAGCACAAGCACCGCATTACGTTTTACCTGTTTTTGCAATGGCAGGCAGCAGAGCAACTCGACCAGGCGAATCAGGCGGCTGTTGATGCTGGAATGGGGATTGGTATTTACCGCGATCTGGCGGTTGGTGTCAGTGAGGGAAGCGCTGAAATATGGGGCAATAAAGATTTATACTGCACTGGCGCCAGCGTTGGTGCACCGCCGGATGTGTTGGGCCCGCTGGGGCAAAATTGGGGACTGCCGCCCATGGATCCTGCCATGTTATTCGAACAGGGCTATCAGCCGATCATCGATTTGTTTGATTCGAATATGCAATCTTCCGGTGCACTGCGAATTGATCATGTCATGGGGTTATTGCGACTGTGGTGGGTGAGCAAAGGCGATCACGCCAAAGCCGGTGGTTATGTCTATTATCCAATTGAGGATTTGCTGGCTATTTTAGCCCTTGAAAGTCATCGTCACCAGGCCATGGTCATTGGCGAAGATTTGGGCACGGTGCCCGAAGAAATTCGTCAGACACTGTGTGACAATGGTGTGTTTTCGTATCGGGTGTTCTTTTTTGAAAAAGCTAAAGATGGTGGTTTTTATTCGCCATCCCATTATCCTGTACAAAGTATGGCAACGTTAACCACCCATGATATGCCGACGTTAATTGGTTACTGGCACTGTCTCGATCTTGAGCTGGGTAAGCAGTTGCAGCTTTACACTGACGACGCTGTGCTGCAAACGCTGTACGACTCGCGACATGAAGATAAGCAGGCAATCCTTGACTCATTGCATGGCCATGGTCATGCTGACAACAGTATCGGCCGTCATGTAAGTGATGTCGGGATGACCAGAAACCTCAATCATGCGTTACAAACTCATATGTCGTATGGCAGTAGCACGCTGCTTAGCCTGCAACTTGAGGATTGGTTGGAAATGGATAAACCGGTGAACGTACCCGGCACCTTTAAAGAGTATCCTAACTGGCGACGCAAGCTGTCACGCAACTTAGGCGATATTTTTAAAGATCCGGATATTCAGGCATTGGCTGCCAGAATCGAGCAGGGACGGCGCGCCGCGAGCCGTTAATTTAATTTCTGTCACGGGCAGAAGAAGTAGGAGTCACCAATGCATTTTGAAGGGCAGTTAGCGCAGGCACAATGCAGCACGCCGTTTTCAGTATTAGGGCCACAGTCATCCGGCAATAACGTATTTATTCAGTGCTGGATGCCTTATGCGTCTGCGGTGAAGGTTATTCAGGCCCGTGACGGTCAGCTGTTGGGACGCTTAACGGCGAGTAACAAAAACGGCTTATTTAATGGCGTAATCCAGGGCTTGCAGGCGGGCGTTATTTATCGTTTTACGGTGACAACCGATAGCGGTGAAGTCACCTTTACCGATCCCTATCAGTTTCAGTCACAAGCCTACCATGGCGTCCATTTTATCGATCACGTGCCGCAAAATATCTACCGTCAGGCCGGTGCTCAGCGAGTGATTCTCGGTGACGGCGATTACACCGAACAGGGCGTGCGCTTTGCCGTGTTTGCGCCCAATGCCTCGGCCGTGTCTTTAGTGGGTGATTTTAATGGCTGGGATGGACGTAATCATCCCATGCAAAAAACCGATATGGGCTACTGGGTGTTAGTGGTGCCGGGACTAACAACCGGTGAGCGTTACAAGTATCAGATTAAAGATGCCAACGGCCATCAGTTACCACTGAAGTCCGATCCGGTTGGGTTTCATCACGAACAGTATCCGTCGCATGCGTCACTGGTGTACAGTCACGATGACTACCAATGGCATGACGAGCAGTGGTTATCGGCCGCCGCCACACTAAACAAATATCATCAGCCGATGAGTATCTACGAAGTGCATCTTGGTTCGTGGAAGCGTCCGGGCGACGCGTCTCAGCGTTATCTTGATTACCGACAGCTGGCCAGTGAACTCATCGCTTACGTGACTGAAATGGGCTATACCCATATTGAGTTATTGCCTGTCTCTGAATTCCCCTTCGATGGTTCCTGGGGATATCAGCCGGTGGGATTGTTTGCGCCCACCAGCCGCTTTGGTTCACCTGACGAATTCAAGCACTTTGTCGATAGCTGTCATCAGCATAACATCGGCGTTATCATTGATTGGGTGCCTGCGCATTTTCCTGAAGACGCCCATGGTCTGGCCAGGTTTGATGGCACGCATGTGTATGAG
This window harbors:
- the malQ gene encoding 4-alpha-glucanotransferase, which codes for MTNQLLQKLVEMRGIETHYVDAWGNPAVISEASQAKLLQALGYEIGNESVIAEQLETEIAMVWSKPLDPVSVIRTTDERYFRLRLPLPQVNETYNVTITEETGETHTFNVIAVDHDLLNVGEVDDLEFHEYAIPITVELPLGYHQLSVSFETTDIATMRLIMAPPACYQPDVVESGNKQWGLSVQLYCLRSETNWGIGDFSDLTTLVTQAGALGAGFIGLNPIHALYPSNPEACSPYGPSSRRWLNFLYIDVTAMPCFDSDSVQKVVNSADFQARLQYVRQTEFVDYSAVTELKMAALKPLFDAYYNAYLTKNTKQNRAFKSFIKVGGESLQMLATYDAMQEYLQASGKEAWGWPVFPAEWQDFHNDAVAKFARQHKHRITFYLFLQWQAAEQLDQANQAAVDAGMGIGIYRDLAVGVSEGSAEIWGNKDLYCTGASVGAPPDVLGPLGQNWGLPPMDPAMLFEQGYQPIIDLFDSNMQSSGALRIDHVMGLLRLWWVSKGDHAKAGGYVYYPIEDLLAILALESHRHQAMVIGEDLGTVPEEIRQTLCDNGVFSYRVFFFEKAKDGGFYSPSHYPVQSMATLTTHDMPTLIGYWHCLDLELGKQLQLYTDDAVLQTLYDSRHEDKQAILDSLHGHGHADNSIGRHVSDVGMTRNLNHALQTHMSYGSSTLLSLQLEDWLEMDKPVNVPGTFKEYPNWRRKLSRNLGDIFKDPDIQALAARIEQGRRAASR